Proteins co-encoded in one Micropterus dolomieu isolate WLL.071019.BEF.003 ecotype Adirondacks linkage group LG19, ASM2129224v1, whole genome shotgun sequence genomic window:
- the grxcr1a gene encoding glutaredoxin domain-containing cysteine-rich protein 1 isoform X1, with translation MEGTMLTAGQEKPQKRVRFRVASGNSGRVLKEMFKDEGPSDSLDSDCTSSSDAERASTPSTSGDVHGHLYGYLGSELDDSECEPDDLLMYAGATKDWMFTTKRVNILSKNGTVRGVKHKVSAGQTLFENLPNSNSMELSLEFGRIVIYTTSFRVVRTTFERCELVRKIFQNHRVKFVEKNIALDCEYGKELEERCKRVGEPPSLPVVFVAGHYLGGAEKILGMNESGELQDLLTKIERVQLPQTCQTCGGFAFVPCPMCHGSKMSVFRNCFTDSFKALKCTSCNENGLQPCVSCRQ, from the exons ATGGAGGGGACAATGCTGACGGCAGGACAGGAGAAGCCACAGAAGCGGGTGAGGTTCCGCGTGGCTTCCGGGAACAGCGGACGGGTGCTGAAGGAGATGTTCAAGGATGAGGGGCCTTCAGACTCCCTGGATTCAGACTGCACCAGCAGCTCTGACGCCGAACGGGCCAGCACCCCCTCTACAAGTGGGGATGTACATGGACACCTGTATGGATACCTGGGCTCTGAGCTGGATGACAGTGAGTGTGAGCCTGATGATCTGCTCATGTATGCAGGGGCCACCAAGGACTGGATGTTCACCACCAAGAGGGTCAACATACTCAGTAAAAATGGGACCGTGAGAGGGGTCAAGCACAAAGTCAGTGCAGGTCAGACGCTGTTTGAAAACCTTCCCAACTCCAACAGT ATGGAGTTATCTCTTGAATTTGGGCGGATAGTGATCTACACTACGAGTTTCCGTGTGGTGAGGACAACCTTTGAGCGCTGTGAGCTGGTCCGGAAGATCTTCCAGAACCACAGGGTGAAGTTTGTGGAGAAGAACATCGCGCTGGACTGCGAGTACGGGAAGGAGTTGGAGGAGCGGTGCAAACGTGTGGGAGAACCTCCTTCATTACCAGTTGTGTTTGTCGCAGGACACTACCTTGGG GGTGCTGAGAAAATACTAGGAATGAATGAGTCAGGAGAGCTTCAAGATCTTCTCACAAAAATTGAG AGGGTACAGCTGCCCCAGACGTGCCAGACCTGTGGGGGCTTTGCCTTCGTCCCGTGCCCAATGTGCCATGGCAGCAAGATGTCTGTGTTTCGCAACTGCTTCACAGATTCCTTCAAAGCCCTCAAGTGCACTTCCTGCAACGAGAACGGCCTGCAGCCCTGTGTGAGCTGCAGACAGTGA
- the grxcr1a gene encoding glutaredoxin domain-containing cysteine-rich protein 1 isoform X2, whose product MEGTMLTAGQEKPQKRVRFRVASGNSGRVLKEMFKDEGPSDSLDSDCTSSSDAERASTPSTRATKDWMFTTKRVNILSKNGTVRGVKHKVSAGQTLFENLPNSNSMELSLEFGRIVIYTTSFRVVRTTFERCELVRKIFQNHRVKFVEKNIALDCEYGKELEERCKRVGEPPSLPVVFVAGHYLGGAEKILGMNESGELQDLLTKIERVQLPQTCQTCGGFAFVPCPMCHGSKMSVFRNCFTDSFKALKCTSCNENGLQPCVSCRQ is encoded by the exons ATGGAGGGGACAATGCTGACGGCAGGACAGGAGAAGCCACAGAAGCGGGTGAGGTTCCGCGTGGCTTCCGGGAACAGCGGACGGGTGCTGAAGGAGATGTTCAAGGATGAGGGGCCTTCAGACTCCCTGGATTCAGACTGCACCAGCAGCTCTGACGCCGAACGGGCCAGCACCCCCTCTACAA GGGCCACCAAGGACTGGATGTTCACCACCAAGAGGGTCAACATACTCAGTAAAAATGGGACCGTGAGAGGGGTCAAGCACAAAGTCAGTGCAGGTCAGACGCTGTTTGAAAACCTTCCCAACTCCAACAGT ATGGAGTTATCTCTTGAATTTGGGCGGATAGTGATCTACACTACGAGTTTCCGTGTGGTGAGGACAACCTTTGAGCGCTGTGAGCTGGTCCGGAAGATCTTCCAGAACCACAGGGTGAAGTTTGTGGAGAAGAACATCGCGCTGGACTGCGAGTACGGGAAGGAGTTGGAGGAGCGGTGCAAACGTGTGGGAGAACCTCCTTCATTACCAGTTGTGTTTGTCGCAGGACACTACCTTGGG GGTGCTGAGAAAATACTAGGAATGAATGAGTCAGGAGAGCTTCAAGATCTTCTCACAAAAATTGAG AGGGTACAGCTGCCCCAGACGTGCCAGACCTGTGGGGGCTTTGCCTTCGTCCCGTGCCCAATGTGCCATGGCAGCAAGATGTCTGTGTTTCGCAACTGCTTCACAGATTCCTTCAAAGCCCTCAAGTGCACTTCCTGCAACGAGAACGGCCTGCAGCCCTGTGTGAGCTGCAGACAGTGA
- the slc30a9 gene encoding zinc transporter 9 — MFPSLAHRPWHVFCRVSLQHRAPLSQRSSRVPQLRYGWQSGGIHSLWCSLPDCRVASLGLGKVQYYSTSGNSKDGTPKSASGDAPSAEKVLAAAAKATAASSSSTPQGLTKAETIQVKVRAVLKKREYGPKYTQNNFITAVRAMNEFCLKPSDLEQLRKIRRRSPHDDTEAFTVFLRSDVEAKAIDVWGSHEALAREINLRKEVEREYQENIFRNQQLLKEYKDFWGNTKPRSGQRTTFLQGPGKVVMVAICINGLNFFFKLLAWVYTGSASMFSEAIHSLADTCNQALLALGISQSVRNPDAGHPYGFSNMRYIASLISGVGIFMMGAGLSWYHGIMGLLHPEPMESLLWAYCILAGSLVSEGATLLVAINEIKKSARQNGVSFYEYVMQSRDPSTNVVLLEDAAAVLGVIMASGCMGLTSLTGNPHFDSLGSIGVGTLLGAVSAFLIYTNTEALLGRSIQAERVQKLTEFLENDPAVRAIHDVKATDLGLSKVRFKAEVDFDGRVVTRSYLEKQDIDQILNEIQQVKTPEELENFMLKHGENIIDTLGAEVDRLEKELKQRNPEVRHVDLEIL, encoded by the exons ATGTTCCCCAGCCTGGCCCACAGACCATGGCACGTCTTCTGCAGGGTCTCCTTGCAGCACAGGGCGCCTCTGTCACAACGGTCCTCGAGGGTCCCTCAGCTGCGCTACG GTTGGCAGAGTGGAGGCATACATAGCTTGTGGTGCAGCCTTCCAGACTGTCGTGTTGCCTCTCTGGGGCTGGGCAAGGTGCAGTACTATTCTACCTCTGGCAACAGTAAAGATGGTACACCAAAATCAGCATCAGGTGATGCTCCATCAGCAGAAAAGGTCTTGGCTGCTGCTGCGAAAGCCACCGCAGCTTCCTCAA GTTCAACACCTCAGGGGCTGACTAAAGCTGAGACAATTCAAGTTAAAG TTCGGGCGGTCCTGAAGAAACGGGAATACGGACCCAAGTACACTCAGAACAACTTTATCACTGCAGTTAGAGCCATGAATGAGTTCTGCCTCAAACCAAG TGATCTGGAACAACTTCGAAAGATCAGAAGACGCAGCCCCCACGACGACACAGAGGCTTTCACTGTCTTTTTGCGTTCAGACGTGGAGGCCAA AGCAATAGACGTATGGGGAAGCCATGAAGCTCTAGCCCGAGAGATAAATCTCAGaaaagaggtggagagagagtaCCAAGAGA ATATTTTTCGGAATCAACAGTTGTTGAAGGAATACAAAGACTTTTGGGGAAACACTAAG CCTCGATCAGGCCAGAGGACAACATTTCTACAAGGCCCTGGGAAGGTGGTCATGGTTGCTATTTGCAT CAATGGGCTGAATTTCTTCTTTAAGCTCCTGGCTTGGGTCTACACTGGATCAGCTAGCATGTTCTCCGAAGCCATCCACTCTCTGGCCGACACCTGCAACCAGGCTCTGCTCGCCCTGGGAATCAGCCAATCTGTCCGCAACCCTGATGCTGGGCACCC GTACGGCTTCTCTAACATGCGCTACATTGCCTCCCTCATCAGTGGGGTGGGCATTTTTATGATGGGTGCTGGCCTCTCCTGGTACCATGGCATCATGGGATTGCTGCACCCAGAACCCATGGAATCTTTGTTATGG GCTTACTGTATTTTGGCGGGTTCTCTGGTGTCTGAAGGAG cCACGTTACTAGTAGCCATCAATGAGATAAAGAAGAGTGCCCGCCAGAATGGAGTATCTTTTTATGAATATG TAATGCAGAGTCGAGACCCCAGTACTAACGTAGTGCTGCTGGaggatgctgctgctgtattAGGAGTCATCATGGCTTCTGGCTGCATGGGGCTCACCTCACTCACAG GTAATCCGCACTTTGACAGTCTGGGTTCTATTGGCGTGGGCACATTGCTGGGCGCCGTCTCAGCCTTCCTCATCTACACCAACACAGAGGCCCTGTTGGGACGCTCCATACAGGCTGAACGTGTACAGAAGCTTACAGAGTTCCTGGAGAACGACCCCGCCGTGAG GGCCATCCACGACGTGAAGGCCACCGATTTGGGACTGAGTAAAGTGCGCTTCAAGGCTGAAGTTGACTTCGATGGCCGAGTGGTGACACGGTCTTATCtggaaaaacaagacattgACCAAATCCTCAAT gaaATTCAGCAGGTGAAAACCCCTGAGGAGCTGGAGAACTTTATGCTGAAACACGGGGAGAATATCATTGATACCCTGGGAGCTGAGGTGGACCGCTTGGAGAAAGAACTCAAG CAACGTAACCCAGAGGTTCGTCATGTGGACTTGGAGATACTGTAA
- the gsr gene encoding glutathione reductase, mitochondrial isoform X1, which produces MAILIQLTRTQAACSFVLRKRLFSSLLRHGVIRRSMASDPSATETARFDFLVIGGGSGGLAGARRASELGAATAVIESHKLGGTCVNVGCVPKKVMWNAAVHAEYLHDHNDYGFDVGNVRFSWENLKAKRDAYVGHLNRIYRNNLDKAKIQTIQGHARFTGDPEPTVEVNGRKYTAPHILIATGGQPSVMSDAEVPGASLGITSDGFFELETLPKRSVIVGAGYIAVEMAGILSTLGSKTSLIIRQAGVLRNFDSFISTNCTKELQNSGVDLWKNSQVKSVCKTDRGLEVTLVTKDSEKKNDEEKIRTIQEVDCLLWAIGRQPNISGLNIGEMGVDTDEQGHIIVDEFQNTSRPGIYAVGDVCGKALLTPVAIAAGRKLAHRLFEGKKDSKLDYSTIPTVVFSHPPIGTVGLTEEEAIKSRGKENVKIYKTSFTPMYHAITSRKSQCIMKLVCVGKEETVVGLHMQGLGCDEMLQGFAVAIKMGATKADFDKTVAIHPTSSEEFVTMR; this is translated from the exons ATGGCAATATTAATCCAACTAACCCGGACGCAAGCTGCCTGCTCGTTTGTCCTCAGAAAGCGACTTTTCTCGTCTCTTCTCAGACACGGAGTTATCCGCCGCAGCATGGCCTCAGACCCGTCGGCAACAGAGACAGCCCGGTTCGACTTTCTGGTGATCGGCGGCGGGTCTGGAGGTCTGGCCGGTGCTCGGAGAGCGTCGGAGCTCGGAGCAGCCACCGCCGTGATCGAGAGCCACAAACTCGGAGGTACCTGC GTCAATGTTGGCTGTGTCCCCAAGAAG GTTATGTGGAATGCTGCAGTTCATGCTGAGTACCTTCATGATCACAATGACTACGGCTTTGACGTTGGAAATGTTCGTTTCAGTTGGGA AAATCTCAAGGCCAAAAGGGATGCTTATGTCGGTCACCTAAATCGCATTTATCGCAACAATCTTGACAAA GCTAAAATCCAAACTATTCAAGGTCATGCCAGGTTCACAGGTGATCCTGAGCCTACTGTGGAGGTCAATGGAAGAAAGTATACAGCGCCTCACATCCTCATCGCCACTGGAGGGCAGCCTTCTGTTATGAGTGATGCTGAAGTTCCAG GGGCAAGTCTGGGCATTACCAGTGATGGTTTTTTTGAACTTGAAACTCTGCCAAA GCGCAGTGTGATTGTCGGTGCGGGTTATATTGCAGTGGAGATGGCAGGCATCCTTTCCACCCTGGGGTCCAAAACATCCCTCATTATTCGACAGGCAGGA GTTTTGAGGAACTTTGACAGCTTCATAAGCACAAACTGCACCAAAGAACTGCAAAACTCTGGTGTGGATTTGTGGAAGAATTCTCAGGTGAAGTCTGTGTGTAAAACGGACAGAGGGCTGGAGGTGACGCTTGTCACCAAAGATTCAGAGAAGAAGAATGACGAGGAGAAGATCAGAACCATCCAGGAAGTGGACTGCCTTCTCTGGGCCATCGGCAGGCAGCCTAACATTTCTGGATTGAACATCGGCGAGATG GGTGTGGATACAGATGAACAAGGCCATATCATAGTGGATGAGTTTCAGAACACTAGCCGACCAGGGATCTACGCTGTGGGGGACGTTTGTGGCAAAGCTCTTCTCACACCTG TTGCCATTGCTGCAGGCAGAAAGCTGGCACACAGACTGTTTGAGGGCAAGAAGGACTCCAAGTTGGACTACTCTACTATTCCCACAGTGGTGTTCAGCCACCCACCCATCGGAACAGTGGGCCTCACAGAAG AAGAGGCCATTAAATCCAGAGGAAAGGAAAACGTGAAGATCTACAAGACTTCTTTCACTCCAATGTATCACGCCATCACGAGCAGGAAGAGTCAGTGCATCATGAAGCTGGTGTGTGTGGGCAAGGAGGAGACG GTGGTGGGCCTGCACATGCAAGGCTTGGGCTGTGATGAGATGCTGCAGGGCTTCGCTGTTGCGATCAAAATGGGTGCTACCAAAGCAGACTTTGATAAGACTGTTGCCATTCACCCCACCTCATCTGAGGAGTTTGTCACGATGCGTTAA
- the gsr gene encoding glutathione reductase, mitochondrial isoform X3, with protein MASDPSATETARFDFLVIGGGSGGLAGARRASELGAATAVIESHKLGGTCVNVGCVPKKVMWNAAVHAEYLHDHNDYGFDVGNVRFSWENLKAKRDAYVGHLNRIYRNNLDKAKIQTIQGHARFTGDPEPTVEVNGRKYTAPHILIATGGQPSVMSDAEVPGASLGITSDGFFELETLPKRSVIVGAGYIAVEMAGILSTLGSKTSLIIRQAGVLRNFDSFISTNCTKELQNSGVDLWKNSQVKSVCKTDRGLEVTLVTKDSEKKNDEEKIRTIQEVDCLLWAIGRQPNISGLNIGEMGVDTDEQGHIIVDEFQNTSRPGIYAVGDVCGKALLTPVAIAAGRKLAHRLFEGKKDSKLDYSTIPTVVFSHPPIGTVGLTEEEAIKSRGKENVKIYKTSFTPMYHAITSRKSQCIMKLVCVGKEETVVGLHMQGLGCDEMLQGFAVAIKMGATKADFDKTVAIHPTSSEEFVTMR; from the exons ATGGCCTCAGACCCGTCGGCAACAGAGACAGCCCGGTTCGACTTTCTGGTGATCGGCGGCGGGTCTGGAGGTCTGGCCGGTGCTCGGAGAGCGTCGGAGCTCGGAGCAGCCACCGCCGTGATCGAGAGCCACAAACTCGGAGGTACCTGC GTCAATGTTGGCTGTGTCCCCAAGAAG GTTATGTGGAATGCTGCAGTTCATGCTGAGTACCTTCATGATCACAATGACTACGGCTTTGACGTTGGAAATGTTCGTTTCAGTTGGGA AAATCTCAAGGCCAAAAGGGATGCTTATGTCGGTCACCTAAATCGCATTTATCGCAACAATCTTGACAAA GCTAAAATCCAAACTATTCAAGGTCATGCCAGGTTCACAGGTGATCCTGAGCCTACTGTGGAGGTCAATGGAAGAAAGTATACAGCGCCTCACATCCTCATCGCCACTGGAGGGCAGCCTTCTGTTATGAGTGATGCTGAAGTTCCAG GGGCAAGTCTGGGCATTACCAGTGATGGTTTTTTTGAACTTGAAACTCTGCCAAA GCGCAGTGTGATTGTCGGTGCGGGTTATATTGCAGTGGAGATGGCAGGCATCCTTTCCACCCTGGGGTCCAAAACATCCCTCATTATTCGACAGGCAGGA GTTTTGAGGAACTTTGACAGCTTCATAAGCACAAACTGCACCAAAGAACTGCAAAACTCTGGTGTGGATTTGTGGAAGAATTCTCAGGTGAAGTCTGTGTGTAAAACGGACAGAGGGCTGGAGGTGACGCTTGTCACCAAAGATTCAGAGAAGAAGAATGACGAGGAGAAGATCAGAACCATCCAGGAAGTGGACTGCCTTCTCTGGGCCATCGGCAGGCAGCCTAACATTTCTGGATTGAACATCGGCGAGATG GGTGTGGATACAGATGAACAAGGCCATATCATAGTGGATGAGTTTCAGAACACTAGCCGACCAGGGATCTACGCTGTGGGGGACGTTTGTGGCAAAGCTCTTCTCACACCTG TTGCCATTGCTGCAGGCAGAAAGCTGGCACACAGACTGTTTGAGGGCAAGAAGGACTCCAAGTTGGACTACTCTACTATTCCCACAGTGGTGTTCAGCCACCCACCCATCGGAACAGTGGGCCTCACAGAAG AAGAGGCCATTAAATCCAGAGGAAAGGAAAACGTGAAGATCTACAAGACTTCTTTCACTCCAATGTATCACGCCATCACGAGCAGGAAGAGTCAGTGCATCATGAAGCTGGTGTGTGTGGGCAAGGAGGAGACG GTGGTGGGCCTGCACATGCAAGGCTTGGGCTGTGATGAGATGCTGCAGGGCTTCGCTGTTGCGATCAAAATGGGTGCTACCAAAGCAGACTTTGATAAGACTGTTGCCATTCACCCCACCTCATCTGAGGAGTTTGTCACGATGCGTTAA
- the gsr gene encoding glutathione reductase, mitochondrial isoform X2 encodes MLFIRICRLLPNISVSLALPRHGVIRRSMASDPSATETARFDFLVIGGGSGGLAGARRASELGAATAVIESHKLGGTCVNVGCVPKKVMWNAAVHAEYLHDHNDYGFDVGNVRFSWENLKAKRDAYVGHLNRIYRNNLDKAKIQTIQGHARFTGDPEPTVEVNGRKYTAPHILIATGGQPSVMSDAEVPGASLGITSDGFFELETLPKRSVIVGAGYIAVEMAGILSTLGSKTSLIIRQAGVLRNFDSFISTNCTKELQNSGVDLWKNSQVKSVCKTDRGLEVTLVTKDSEKKNDEEKIRTIQEVDCLLWAIGRQPNISGLNIGEMGVDTDEQGHIIVDEFQNTSRPGIYAVGDVCGKALLTPVAIAAGRKLAHRLFEGKKDSKLDYSTIPTVVFSHPPIGTVGLTEEEAIKSRGKENVKIYKTSFTPMYHAITSRKSQCIMKLVCVGKEETVVGLHMQGLGCDEMLQGFAVAIKMGATKADFDKTVAIHPTSSEEFVTMR; translated from the exons atgCTGTTTATAAGAATCTGCAGACTGCTTCCTAACATCTCTGTGTCACTGGCCTTACCAAG ACACGGAGTTATCCGCCGCAGCATGGCCTCAGACCCGTCGGCAACAGAGACAGCCCGGTTCGACTTTCTGGTGATCGGCGGCGGGTCTGGAGGTCTGGCCGGTGCTCGGAGAGCGTCGGAGCTCGGAGCAGCCACCGCCGTGATCGAGAGCCACAAACTCGGAGGTACCTGC GTCAATGTTGGCTGTGTCCCCAAGAAG GTTATGTGGAATGCTGCAGTTCATGCTGAGTACCTTCATGATCACAATGACTACGGCTTTGACGTTGGAAATGTTCGTTTCAGTTGGGA AAATCTCAAGGCCAAAAGGGATGCTTATGTCGGTCACCTAAATCGCATTTATCGCAACAATCTTGACAAA GCTAAAATCCAAACTATTCAAGGTCATGCCAGGTTCACAGGTGATCCTGAGCCTACTGTGGAGGTCAATGGAAGAAAGTATACAGCGCCTCACATCCTCATCGCCACTGGAGGGCAGCCTTCTGTTATGAGTGATGCTGAAGTTCCAG GGGCAAGTCTGGGCATTACCAGTGATGGTTTTTTTGAACTTGAAACTCTGCCAAA GCGCAGTGTGATTGTCGGTGCGGGTTATATTGCAGTGGAGATGGCAGGCATCCTTTCCACCCTGGGGTCCAAAACATCCCTCATTATTCGACAGGCAGGA GTTTTGAGGAACTTTGACAGCTTCATAAGCACAAACTGCACCAAAGAACTGCAAAACTCTGGTGTGGATTTGTGGAAGAATTCTCAGGTGAAGTCTGTGTGTAAAACGGACAGAGGGCTGGAGGTGACGCTTGTCACCAAAGATTCAGAGAAGAAGAATGACGAGGAGAAGATCAGAACCATCCAGGAAGTGGACTGCCTTCTCTGGGCCATCGGCAGGCAGCCTAACATTTCTGGATTGAACATCGGCGAGATG GGTGTGGATACAGATGAACAAGGCCATATCATAGTGGATGAGTTTCAGAACACTAGCCGACCAGGGATCTACGCTGTGGGGGACGTTTGTGGCAAAGCTCTTCTCACACCTG TTGCCATTGCTGCAGGCAGAAAGCTGGCACACAGACTGTTTGAGGGCAAGAAGGACTCCAAGTTGGACTACTCTACTATTCCCACAGTGGTGTTCAGCCACCCACCCATCGGAACAGTGGGCCTCACAGAAG AAGAGGCCATTAAATCCAGAGGAAAGGAAAACGTGAAGATCTACAAGACTTCTTTCACTCCAATGTATCACGCCATCACGAGCAGGAAGAGTCAGTGCATCATGAAGCTGGTGTGTGTGGGCAAGGAGGAGACG GTGGTGGGCCTGCACATGCAAGGCTTGGGCTGTGATGAGATGCTGCAGGGCTTCGCTGTTGCGATCAAAATGGGTGCTACCAAAGCAGACTTTGATAAGACTGTTGCCATTCACCCCACCTCATCTGAGGAGTTTGTCACGATGCGTTAA
- the gsr gene encoding glutathione reductase, mitochondrial isoform X4, protein MWNAAVHAEYLHDHNDYGFDVGNVRFSWENLKAKRDAYVGHLNRIYRNNLDKAKIQTIQGHARFTGDPEPTVEVNGRKYTAPHILIATGGQPSVMSDAEVPGASLGITSDGFFELETLPKRSVIVGAGYIAVEMAGILSTLGSKTSLIIRQAGVLRNFDSFISTNCTKELQNSGVDLWKNSQVKSVCKTDRGLEVTLVTKDSEKKNDEEKIRTIQEVDCLLWAIGRQPNISGLNIGEMGVDTDEQGHIIVDEFQNTSRPGIYAVGDVCGKALLTPVAIAAGRKLAHRLFEGKKDSKLDYSTIPTVVFSHPPIGTVGLTEEEAIKSRGKENVKIYKTSFTPMYHAITSRKSQCIMKLVCVGKEETVVGLHMQGLGCDEMLQGFAVAIKMGATKADFDKTVAIHPTSSEEFVTMR, encoded by the exons ATGTGGAATGCTGCAGTTCATGCTGAGTACCTTCATGATCACAATGACTACGGCTTTGACGTTGGAAATGTTCGTTTCAGTTGGGA AAATCTCAAGGCCAAAAGGGATGCTTATGTCGGTCACCTAAATCGCATTTATCGCAACAATCTTGACAAA GCTAAAATCCAAACTATTCAAGGTCATGCCAGGTTCACAGGTGATCCTGAGCCTACTGTGGAGGTCAATGGAAGAAAGTATACAGCGCCTCACATCCTCATCGCCACTGGAGGGCAGCCTTCTGTTATGAGTGATGCTGAAGTTCCAG GGGCAAGTCTGGGCATTACCAGTGATGGTTTTTTTGAACTTGAAACTCTGCCAAA GCGCAGTGTGATTGTCGGTGCGGGTTATATTGCAGTGGAGATGGCAGGCATCCTTTCCACCCTGGGGTCCAAAACATCCCTCATTATTCGACAGGCAGGA GTTTTGAGGAACTTTGACAGCTTCATAAGCACAAACTGCACCAAAGAACTGCAAAACTCTGGTGTGGATTTGTGGAAGAATTCTCAGGTGAAGTCTGTGTGTAAAACGGACAGAGGGCTGGAGGTGACGCTTGTCACCAAAGATTCAGAGAAGAAGAATGACGAGGAGAAGATCAGAACCATCCAGGAAGTGGACTGCCTTCTCTGGGCCATCGGCAGGCAGCCTAACATTTCTGGATTGAACATCGGCGAGATG GGTGTGGATACAGATGAACAAGGCCATATCATAGTGGATGAGTTTCAGAACACTAGCCGACCAGGGATCTACGCTGTGGGGGACGTTTGTGGCAAAGCTCTTCTCACACCTG TTGCCATTGCTGCAGGCAGAAAGCTGGCACACAGACTGTTTGAGGGCAAGAAGGACTCCAAGTTGGACTACTCTACTATTCCCACAGTGGTGTTCAGCCACCCACCCATCGGAACAGTGGGCCTCACAGAAG AAGAGGCCATTAAATCCAGAGGAAAGGAAAACGTGAAGATCTACAAGACTTCTTTCACTCCAATGTATCACGCCATCACGAGCAGGAAGAGTCAGTGCATCATGAAGCTGGTGTGTGTGGGCAAGGAGGAGACG GTGGTGGGCCTGCACATGCAAGGCTTGGGCTGTGATGAGATGCTGCAGGGCTTCGCTGTTGCGATCAAAATGGGTGCTACCAAAGCAGACTTTGATAAGACTGTTGCCATTCACCCCACCTCATCTGAGGAGTTTGTCACGATGCGTTAA